A window of Equus caballus isolate H_3958 breed thoroughbred chromosome 21, TB-T2T, whole genome shotgun sequence genomic DNA:
AGAGGCTGCCGAGGGGCCTGGAGAGTGGAGTGTGGGCCCCATGTGGCAGGAACCGTGTCTGGTTCGTGGCTGTGACCCCTGCACAGGACCAGGTAGACCGTAGGTGCTCAATAGATGGGGAGTTAAGAAAGGAACAAGATCAAGGAGGGGTGGGGATGCCTGGGCCAGCGGCACGTGGCCCATGGCTCCCTGGGGATTCTGGGCTGAGCCTGGGTAAGCCAAGCCCAGTGGCGCCCGCACCTCCGCCTCCGCCGGCCTGTTGAGTCACCTCCCGGCTGCtgcaggaggggaaggaagtgtCCATCACCTCATTGTCCCAGCGGTTCTGGGTGGCTTCCTGACCCCTCACAGGGTGGGGGGAGCTGGAAATCCCATTtgttctgtgtgaccttggtggCCGCTAGCCCCCTCCATGCCTTGGTTTTCTCTCCTGAGTGCGGCAGTAGCCTGTGACAGGAGCGTGTGGTAAACTGATGAAGGCAGAGCAGCACTGGAGGGCCCTGGCCTTTAGCTCCAGGGCCTCATGTGCCAGATTTGAAACACatctgggctctggggacagacCACGGTTGGGATCCCGGAGTTAACCCCACTCCCCTCTCCGTGGTCCATGAGGCCTCCCTGTGCTCAGCTCCTCACGCCGCCCTCATTCCAGCCCCACCCACCACTTCCTGACCCTCAGGCACGCAGGGCCGAGGCCTGCGAGGCCGTGGCCTCTTCCTGGTGGACCCTCGGCCTTCCCTGGGCCTTGCTTATGCAGTGGTGGTGGCGATGGTGTTCCCCCATAGGGCTGACGGCTGCAAATCGGGCCCCGAAGGCAGTGGAGGCCCTGTTGTCACTGCTGTTTCCAGCGTGTGGCCTGCCAAGGCGGGTTTCCTGTTCTTGCCTCATCCAGGCCTGTGGCTGTGCCATGTGTCTGTTAACCCCCAGATGACCCCTGGCTGGGGTTCCCAGGAAATGGAGGCTTGGAGGGGCTTGGGGCTGCCTGGGGTCAACTCAGGGAGGCCCGGTTCAACCCCAGGACAGCCTGACCCCCTGCACGTGGCCCAGCCCCAAACTCACAGGGCCCAATTGCCCCCAGGCCAGCGGAGCCTGCACCACCGCGGAGACACCCTGGAGACGCTGGTCCTCCTAAACCCATCAGACAAGTCGCTGTGTGACGAGGTAGGGAAGGGCAGCTGCTGGAGGGAGCGGGCTACTGGAAGCACGCCATCCCCGGCCTGACCTCCTGTGTCCCGGACTTTTTGCTGCCCGAAATCCTCTTCTCAACAcccagcagcagcatctcctccCCCGGGAAACCTTCCCCGGGGGCTCCAGCCTCAAGTTATTCCCTCCTCAGGAGCGGCGATGAGAGGGTGGAGCAGAGGTGGGAGTTTGGGAGGAAGGAGTGGGCTAGGGCAGGTAGGACCTGAAGATGTTTGCGCTGAGCCAGCCCCAGGACTTGTCTGAATCGACTGCAGTGCTTCCGGCTTTTGGGCGTCTGCACCCTTCTCCCAGAGAAGGGCGCGTCCTTGAGGAAGACGAGAAAGATAGAGCCCTGGGGCACCCCTCCAGAGACCTTGTGTCGTTGACTCCTCTCATCAAAAATACTCCCTTTTGCTCCCTCAAGGGGCTCTGAAGGAGCCAGAGCCAGACACAGATACCTCCTTCATGGCGTTGGGGCTGGGCCGGGAGAGAGGTGGACTTGAGGGGGCCCATCAAGGGTACGGAGGGCTTCCGGGAGGTGGGGGCACTGGAGCCAGGCTTTGTAGGATGAGCTGGGgtttgttggggggaggggagtgccCAGAGGCTACCCTCCCAGCTTCTCTGGCCTGGCTGTGGGGTGGTTATACGTAGATGTGGGACTGGGGGCTGCCCCAGAGTGGGGTGCTGGCTATGTCACTGCACAGAATAAGGCCTTTAAcagtctcccctcccctcagctccgGGACCTTCTGCTGGACCCTTCCCCTCACAAGCTGCTGGTGCTGGCTGGGCCCTGCCTGGAGGAGACGGGGGAGCTGCTGCTCCAGACGGGGGGCTTCTCGTCCCGCCACTTCCTCCAGGTCCTGGGGGACAAAGAAGTAAGCCGCCACCTCCCTGGCTCTGAATCCTGCCTCATCCTCATCAGGCTGCGTGGCCTGGCCAACTGCTGTccccctgggccccatcccctccctctcTGTGGAATGATGGTGCTGACACGTGTCCCTCCTTGCATGTTGTCGGGTCCCAGTCCCGTCATCCACTACAGTGTGTGGTTCGAGGCAGGGGCTGTAGATCAGCAGATGTCCCAGAGGCCTCAAGTGGCACCCCAGATTCCGGGTCCCAGCTGGGAGAGAGCTAGACAGGTCCCTTATGGAGCGCCCTTAGACTGGGCGGGGCAAATGAGGAAAAACTCGCGCAGGCCAGGTGTTCACACTGTAGCGAGTGAGGGTGATGGTAGGGAGGGGGACCAGTGGTGAGGCAGGACCATGGGCCCTcgagggctgtggggagggttGGGTTTTGTCCGGAGGGTGATGAGGGCAGGCGAACgaccctcccagccccaggaggcagggcGGGGATATCCTTGCTCTTCTCCCAATGGGCTGGGTGTCCCCTGGCTCCAGGTGGCCCCTTAACTGTCTGCTCCTCTGCAGATCCTGGATCTCCTGGCCTCCGCACCCCCACACGCAGACCTGCCCAAGCTCACCATCACCTGCCCAACCTTTGGTGACTGGGCCGAGCTGGTCCCCGAGGTGCCCGGCCTCCAGGGCATGCTGCAGCTGCGGTTGAACCCTCCAGCACAGGGGCCGGCCTCTGAGGGCCTGCGTGAGTTTCTGGAGTACGTGGCCGAGGTGCTGGAGCCGCCATCCCCCTTTGAGCTGCTCGAGCCGCCGGCCTCCGTGGGCTTCCTCAGGCTTGCCCGGCCCTGCTGCTACATCTTCCCCGGTGGCCTCGGTGATGCTGCCTTCTTTGCCGTCAACGGCTTCACTGTGCTGGTCAACGGCGGCTCGAACCCAAAGTCGAGCTTCTGGAAGCTGGTACGGCACCTGGACCGGGTGGACGCCGTGCTGGTGACCCACGCGGGCGCCGACAGCCTCCCCGGCCTCAACAGTCTGCTGCGGCGCAAGCTGGCTGAGCGTGACGAGGCAGTGGCCGGCGGGGGCTCCGGGGACGACAGGCTGCGCAGGCTCGTCTCGCCCAGCCTTGGGGTCGTCTTCTTCAACGCCCGGGTGGCTGCCTCGCGTCTGGTGCGTGGCGAGGATGAGGCAGAGCTGGCCCTGAGCCTCCTGGCCCGGCTTGGCATCACGCCCCTGCCTCTGACCCGCGGGCCGCTGCCCGCTGAGCCCACCGTGCTCTTCCAGAAGATGGGCGTGGGCCGGCTTGACATGTACGTGCTGCACCCGCCCTCGGCTGCTGCCGACAGACCGCCGGTCTCCGTGTGTGCCCTGCTGGTGTGGCACCCCGCGGGCCCCACTGAGAAAGTGGTGCGCGTGCTGTTCCCTGGCTGCACGCCGCCCACCCGCCTCCTGGATGGCCTGGTCCGCCTGCAGCACTTGGGGTTCTTGCGGGAGCCTGTGGTGACCCCCCAGGACCTGGCAGGGCCTCGGCGAGCTGAGAGCAAGGAAAGTGTGGGCTCCCGGGACAGCTTGAGAAGAGAGAGCCGGATGACAACACCTGCCAGGCCTGCCCAGGAGCGCCCTGCGGTGGCCCGGAAGGAGCCCCCACGGGCTGAGGCCCCTCGCAGGGCTGAGAAGGAGGCCAGGCCCCCCCGGGAAGTGAAGAAGGACCCCAAGCTGAGCACCCCTCGGACCCAGCCGCGGGAGGTGCGCCGGGCAGCCTCTGCTGTGGTCAGTGTCAAGAAGACCGGTGCCCAGGCAGCCCCCAAGCCCCGCAGAGCACCCAACACCCCCCACCCAGCTGTGCCACCAGCGGAGAATGGGCCCCGCAGCCCCCCCAGCTTCCGGGGCCAAGAGGCCAGCCCACCCGCCGAGGCCTGCAGCTCCCCAGCCCCCCCACTGGTGGCAACACCCAGCCAGGAGAGCAGCCTGGAGCTGGGGCTGAGCCCAGCCGGGGAGGACGGCGGCAGCTTCGGGGAGAAGGCACTGGAGCTGCTGCTGGCCACCAGCAGCCCCCAGCCATGCACACCCTCGCCCCCCGGAGCCCCCCAGGGCCCGACCGAGGGCAGCGGGCGGCTGTCCCTAAGCCCGCTGCGGGGCGGGGAGGCCGGGCCGGATGCCTCACCCACAGTGACCACGCCCTCGCTGCCTGCTGAGGTGGGCTCCCCACACTCCACAGAGGTGGACGAGTCCCTGTCCGTCTCCTTCGAGCAGGTGCTGCCACCGCCATCCGCCACCACGAGTGAGGCTGGGCTGAGCCTCCCGCTTCGAGGCCCGCGGGCACGGCGCTCGGCCTCCCCACATGACGTGGACCTGTGCCTGGTGTCGCCCTGCGAGTTTGAGCACCGCAAGGCCGTGCCCCTGCTGCCGGCCCCAGCATCCCCAGGCAGCTCCAACGACAGCAGCGCCCGGTCCCAGGAGCGGGCCAGTGCCCCAGGGGCCGAGGAGACACCACCCACATCTGTCAGCGAGTCCTTGCCCACCTTGTCTGACTCAGACCCCCTGCCTGCCACCCCTGGCACTGCCGACTCTGACGAGGACACGGAGGGCTTTGGGGGCCCTCGCCGTGACCCCTTACCCGACCCCCTCAAATTCCCCCCACCGCTGCCCACCCCACCGAGCATCTGTATGGTGGACCCTGAGATGCTGCCCCCGGAGCAGGCCCGGCTGACAGATGGCCTCAGCCGTGCGCGGAAGTCCCTGGCCCGCCCCAGCCCTGGCACTGCTGCCCCCAAAGCCTCTCCACTGACCACTGCCAAGACCAAGGGGCTGGCTGGTGGGGACCGGGCCAGTCGGCCACTCAGCGCCCGGAGCGAGCCCAGTGACAAGGGAGGTCGGGCACCCCTGTCTAGAAAGTCCTCGGTCCCCAAGACCACCAGTCGGGGCCCATCTGGTAAGTACCTGGGGGCTGGAGTCCTGCAGTGGGTTACCAGCCCAAGTTCTCTTATTCTCTGCTTGCTGTGTGGCCTCCGCCACTCCCGCcaccctctctggacctcagtttctcctgTAAGACTGAAGCTCTGGCCTCACTGTTGGGGCACTTGTGGTTCCAGGGCGTGCAGGCAGTGCTGTCAGTGGAAACAGCACACGTGTGAGTGGGCTGCTTCTAGTAGCCGGGTTGGCAAGAGAAGTGGGCGGCACTAATGGCAGCGCTGTGCTTTCTTTAACCCGTTTGTGTTGAGGTTCCCGAGGCCACCTCCCAGTTTGTGGTTGGCAGGGAGAACTCAGGCGCTCGTCGTGCTCGTGGCTGAGGTGTATTAGAACAAGAGGATACAGCAGGAACGGCACAGGGGTGTGCCaggaaaccaggcacaagcttcTAGAGCCTTCTCGCGGTGGAGTCGCACCGCGGGTGTAACTCCCCCATCAACAAGCTGCGATGACACGTGTGAAGTGTTGTCCACCCGGGATCTCCTTTGAGATCTCCCAGGGTCTCTGTCGGGGGCTGGTCAAGTCCCAGAATCGCGGACTCCGCAGGAGGGGCGGCGGGTCTTCAGCACGAGCCACGCCGGCACCGTGCACCCCGACCCTTTCCGGAAGAGGGGGAACCCTTCTGAAGTCGGTTCCCAAACGCCAGCCAAGGGCCAGAGGGTGAGGCTTCTAAGGACAGAGTCTCAGGCCTGCTGTgctttttttctccagttttcaaAAACTGGGatgaaatatacataatataaaagtTACCACCTTGGCCATTTTTCAGCACACTGTTCAGTGGCATTCAGCACATCCCTTTCTTGTACAGCCGCccccaccatccgtctccaggaCTCCCTTCATCTGTTGAGACTGAAACTGTCCCATTAAATGCCAACTCCCGGCCCTTGGTACCCTCCCTTGCGCTTTCTGTCCCTGTGAGTCGGACTCCTCTAGGGACCTCGTCTGACGGAATCCCAGTGTTTGCCCTTCTGCATcgggcttatttcactgagcgtcACTCGCTCGGGGCTCATCCATGCTGGAGCACGtggcagaattcccttcctttttcgaGCTGCTCagtattccagtgtgtggatGGACTGCGCTtcgttcatcccttgatggacacgtGGGTTTCTTCCAGCTTGTGGTGACTGGACCGGCACGTACAAACGCCTCTCAGTCCCTGCTCGCAGTTCTGTGGGGTTTATACCCcaagtgggattgctggagcATAGGGTCATTCTATGttgaatttttttgaagaactgccacaGTTTTCCACGTGGccgcaccagtttacattctcaccacaGTGCACAGTTTCCAGTTTCTCCGcgtcctcgccaacacttgtctCATGGCTGTTTGATAGCGGCGTCCCGGTGGCGGTGAGCTGGTGCTGCCTTGAGGTTTGATCGGCATTTCCCTGGTGGACGGCGATGTGGAGTGTCTTTCCTGGGCCTGCCGGGCGTCTGTCTCTTTGGAGAGCGTTTAGCCACGTCTCTGCCCGTTTTGGAGTTGGGTTGTCTGTCTTTCTGTGGTCGGGTTATGAGAGTTCTCTACATATTcgggatattaatcccttatcagatatatgatttgcaaatattttgtccattcTGTGGGTGGTCTTTTTACTCTGTtggtagtgtcctttgatgcacaaaagtttttaattctcaTGGAGTccagtttgtctgtttttcttttgttgcctgtgcttttggtattatatCCAGGAAATCATGGCTTAACCCAGTGTCAGGGAGCTTTtgccatatgttttcttctaataactttataattttagctgtcacatttttctctttgattaattttaaattagttttgtACGTGGTGCTAAAGAAGCATCCAGCTTCATCGCTGTGGTGTGGAGATCCAGTTTTCCAGCGCCAGTGGCTGAAAAGACTGCGCTTTCCCCATTGGAAGCTCTGGCACCCTTGTCAACAATCCTTTGACCATATATGCCagggtgtatttctgggctccctgTTCTGTTCCTTgggtctgtatgtctgtccttGTGCCAGCACCACTCTGTCTCGGTACTGTTGCTTTGTGGTAAGCttagaaatcaggaaatgtgagtcctccaattttgttctttttcaagattgtcttggctatttggggtcccttgagattccacgTGAATTTTAGAgtgtgtttttctgtgtctgCAAAAAACGTTATTGGGATTTTGACTGGGGTCTCATTGGCCCTGTAGATTGTTTTGTACGGTGCTGACATCTTAACGATGTGAAGTCTAAACGCGTGAACACgggatgtctttccattaatttatgtctttaatttctttcagcaatgtcttgtaattttcacGTACCAAtattttacctccttggttaagttaattcctaaatattttattctttttaatactattgtaagtgaaattgttttcttagtttcctttttgaATTGCTCATtgtagtgtgtagaaacacagctgatttttgtgtgttgattttgcaTCCAGCTGCTTTGCTGACTTCATCTATTAGTTTTAACAGGTTTCTTTTATGtgtgtggagtctttaggattttctgcatGTAAGAtcgtgtcatctgtgaacagaggtcacttcccttctccctttcaGTGTGgaggccttttctttctttttcttgcctgctgCCCTGGCTAGGATTTCCAGCGCTGTCTTGAAGTGTGAGAGTGGCACCCTCGCCTCGTTCCTGGTCTCAGAGGAGGAGCTTTCTGTCCCTCACCGTACAGTGTGATGTGAGCCGTGGGTTTCCACATGTGGTTGCTGTTATGTTACGGTGGTTTCCTTCCGTTCCTGGTTTGTTGAGTGTGTTTATCATGGAATAGTGCTGGGTTTTATCAAGTGCCTTTT
This region includes:
- the MAP1S gene encoding microtubule-associated protein 1S isoform X1, which codes for MAAAAGRPEVGAPSSLLLVVGGECAGPGLLGYVLEELERGIRSWDVDPGVCSLDEQLKVFVSRHSATFSSIVKGQRSLHHRGDTLETLVLLNPSDKSLCDELRDLLLDPSPHKLLVLAGPCLEETGELLLQTGGFSSRHFLQVLGDKEILDLLASAPPHADLPKLTITCPTFGDWAELVPEVPGLQGMLQLRLNPPAQGPASEGLREFLEYVAEVLEPPSPFELLEPPASVGFLRLARPCCYIFPGGLGDAAFFAVNGFTVLVNGGSNPKSSFWKLVRHLDRVDAVLVTHAGADSLPGLNSLLRRKLAERDEAVAGGGSGDDRLRRLVSPSLGVVFFNARVAASRLVRGEDEAELALSLLARLGITPLPLTRGPLPAEPTVLFQKMGVGRLDMYVLHPPSAAADRPPVSVCALLVWHPAGPTEKVVRVLFPGCTPPTRLLDGLVRLQHLGFLREPVVTPQDLAGPRRAESKESVGSRDSLRRESRMTTPARPAQERPAVARKEPPRAEAPRRAEKEARPPREVKKDPKLSTPRTQPREVRRAASAVVSVKKTGAQAAPKPRRAPNTPHPAVPPAENGPRSPPSFRGQEASPPAEACSSPAPPLVATPSQESSLELGLSPAGEDGGSFGEKALELLLATSSPQPCTPSPPGAPQGPTEGSGRLSLSPLRGGEAGPDASPTVTTPSLPAEVGSPHSTEVDESLSVSFEQVLPPPSATTSEAGLSLPLRGPRARRSASPHDVDLCLVSPCEFEHRKAVPLLPAPASPGSSNDSSARSQERASAPGAEETPPTSVSESLPTLSDSDPLPATPGTADSDEDTEGFGGPRRDPLPDPLKFPPPLPTPPSICMVDPEMLPPEQARLTDGLSRARKSLARPSPGTAAPKASPLTTAKTKGLAGGDRASRPLSARSEPSDKGGRAPLSRKSSVPKTTSRGPSGSGGSRPGASAAPPGSPIYLDLAYLPSGGSARLVDEEFFRRVRALCYVISGQDQRKEEGMRAVLDALLAGKRQWDRDLQVTLIPTFDSVAMHEWYEETHARHQALGITVLGSNSTVSMQDEAFPACKVEF
- the MAP1S gene encoding microtubule-associated protein 1S isoform X2, yielding MLQLRLNPPAQGPASEGLREFLEYVAEVLEPPSPFELLEPPASVGFLRLARPCCYIFPGGLGDAAFFAVNGFTVLVNGGSNPKSSFWKLVRHLDRVDAVLVTHAGADSLPGLNSLLRRKLAERDEAVAGGGSGDDRLRRLVSPSLGVVFFNARVAASRLVRGEDEAELALSLLARLGITPLPLTRGPLPAEPTVLFQKMGVGRLDMYVLHPPSAAADRPPVSVCALLVWHPAGPTEKVVRVLFPGCTPPTRLLDGLVRLQHLGFLREPVVTPQDLAGPRRAESKESVGSRDSLRRESRMTTPARPAQERPAVARKEPPRAEAPRRAEKEARPPREVKKDPKLSTPRTQPREVRRAASAVVSVKKTGAQAAPKPRRAPNTPHPAVPPAENGPRSPPSFRGQEASPPAEACSSPAPPLVATPSQESSLELGLSPAGEDGGSFGEKALELLLATSSPQPCTPSPPGAPQGPTEGSGRLSLSPLRGGEAGPDASPTVTTPSLPAEVGSPHSTEVDESLSVSFEQVLPPPSATTSEAGLSLPLRGPRARRSASPHDVDLCLVSPCEFEHRKAVPLLPAPASPGSSNDSSARSQERASAPGAEETPPTSVSESLPTLSDSDPLPATPGTADSDEDTEGFGGPRRDPLPDPLKFPPPLPTPPSICMVDPEMLPPEQARLTDGLSRARKSLARPSPGTAAPKASPLTTAKTKGLAGGDRASRPLSARSEPSDKGGRAPLSRKSSVPKTTSRGPSGSGGSRPGASAAPPGSPIYLDLAYLPSGGSARLVDEEFFRRVRALCYVISGQDQRKEEGMRAVLDALLAGKRQWDRDLQVTLIPTFDSVAMHEWYEETHARHQALGITVLGSNSTVSMQDEAFPACKVEF